A genomic region of Glycine max cultivar Williams 82 chromosome 15, Glycine_max_v4.0, whole genome shotgun sequence contains the following coding sequences:
- the CYP55 gene encoding peptidyl-prolyl cis-trans isomerase CYP55 isoform X1 encodes MAFSLPPPPPSLSLHFTRRSLLLLSTTTTLSLPSTPPPTPIPTTPTVTDRVFMDFSLCPNNFLPDRADALSPLCSDSNLLGRVVLGLYGNLVPLTVSNFKSMCLGGLNATSSSYKNTLVHKVFPGQYFLAGRQGRPDKGEVRPPHDLPRNTETVDAKAFALTHSRPGVVSLSLSENDDDDEIKLDPGYRNVEFLITTGPGPCPQLDNKNIVFGTVLEGSANDGLDVITAIASIPTYQPSERIRQFNDLARFFGDERAQNARNIWNRPLTSVYISDCGELKVTKPSLTPSLP; translated from the exons ATGGCGTTCTCTCTCCCTCCACCAccaccctctctctctctccacttCACGCGCCGctccctcctcctcctctccaccaccaccaccctctCTCTCCCATCCACACCTCCACCTACTCCCATTCCCACCACCCCCACAGTCACCGACCGCGTCTTCATGGACTTTAGCCTCTGCCCCAACAACTTCCTCCCCGACCGCGCCGACGCCCTCTCCCCTCTCTGCTCCGACTCCAACCTATTGGGTCGCGTCGTATTGGGCCTCTACGGCAACCTCGTCCCCCTCACCGTCTCGAACTTCAAGTCCATGTGTCTGGGCGGCCTCAACGCCACGTCATCCTCGTACAAGAATACGCTCGTCCACAAGGTGTTCCCCGGCCAGTACTTCCTCGCCGGGCGCCAGGGCCGCCCCGACAAGGGCGAGGTCCGCCCGCCGCACGACCTGCCGCGCAACACGGAGACGGTCGACGCTAAGGCGTTCGCCCTCACGCACTCCCGGCCCGGCGTTGTTTCGCTCTCGCTCTCCGAaaacgacgacgacgacgagaTTAAGCTCGATCCTGGGTACCGGAATGTAGAATTCTTGATCACCACTGGTCCCGGGCCTTGCCCCCAGCTCGATAACAAGAACATTGTCTTTGGAACGGTGCTCGAAGGTAGTGCTAATGATG GATTGGATGTCATCACAGCTATAGCTTCCATTCCCACATACCAACCATCTGAGCGAATTCGCCAGTTTAACGACTTGGCTCGATTTTTTGGAGATGAAAGGGCTCAGAATGCACGTAACATATGGAACAGGCCTCTTACGAGTGTTTATATTAGTGATTGTGGGGAGCTGAAAGTGACAAAGCCTTCCCTCACGCCTTCTTTGCCATAA
- the CYP55 gene encoding peptidyl-prolyl cis-trans isomerase CYP55, with protein sequence MAFSLPPPPPSLSLHFTRRSLLLLSTTTTLSLPSTPPPTPIPTTPTVTDRVFMDFSLCPNNFLPDRADALSPLCSDSNLLGRVVLGLYGNLVPLTVSNFKSMCLGGLNATSSSYKNTLVHKVFPGQYFLAGRQGRPDKGEVRPPHDLPRNTETVDAKAFALTHSRPGVVSLSLSENDDDDEIKLDPGYRNVEFLITTGPGPCPQLDNKNIVFGTVLEGLDVITAIASIPTYQPSERIRQFNDLARFFGDERAQNARNIWNRPLTSVYISDCGELKVTKPSLTPSLP encoded by the exons ATGGCGTTCTCTCTCCCTCCACCAccaccctctctctctctccacttCACGCGCCGctccctcctcctcctctccaccaccaccaccctctCTCTCCCATCCACACCTCCACCTACTCCCATTCCCACCACCCCCACAGTCACCGACCGCGTCTTCATGGACTTTAGCCTCTGCCCCAACAACTTCCTCCCCGACCGCGCCGACGCCCTCTCCCCTCTCTGCTCCGACTCCAACCTATTGGGTCGCGTCGTATTGGGCCTCTACGGCAACCTCGTCCCCCTCACCGTCTCGAACTTCAAGTCCATGTGTCTGGGCGGCCTCAACGCCACGTCATCCTCGTACAAGAATACGCTCGTCCACAAGGTGTTCCCCGGCCAGTACTTCCTCGCCGGGCGCCAGGGCCGCCCCGACAAGGGCGAGGTCCGCCCGCCGCACGACCTGCCGCGCAACACGGAGACGGTCGACGCTAAGGCGTTCGCCCTCACGCACTCCCGGCCCGGCGTTGTTTCGCTCTCGCTCTCCGAaaacgacgacgacgacgagaTTAAGCTCGATCCTGGGTACCGGAATGTAGAATTCTTGATCACCACTGGTCCCGGGCCTTGCCCCCAGCTCGATAACAAGAACATTGTCTTTGGAACGGTGCTCGAAG GATTGGATGTCATCACAGCTATAGCTTCCATTCCCACATACCAACCATCTGAGCGAATTCGCCAGTTTAACGACTTGGCTCGATTTTTTGGAGATGAAAGGGCTCAGAATGCACGTAACATATGGAACAGGCCTCTTACGAGTGTTTATATTAGTGATTGTGGGGAGCTGAAAGTGACAAAGCCTTCCCTCACGCCTTCTTTGCCATAA